The DNA region CTCCGGTCGCGAGCACGGCTCCGGTGGTGACGACCACTGCGGCAGCTCTGCGAATCCGTGCGCCCTTTATGACGGTTATCAAGTCGATTACCCCGATTAGGTTGAAAGCACCGAAGAGTGCCAAATACCCCAGTATGACGGCCACTTGAGAGTGGCGCCTTCTTGTGTGACATGTGAGTAGCACAAAAGGATGTGCGGTTCCTGAACTGGGGTGCCCTTTTTTACCCGTCACTTGCCCGGCCCGTCACTCGACCCCTCGCCCGGCTTTCCGCCTCGTCCGAATCCTGGACGGCCCGCGACCATGCGTACGTGTTGTATCTATGATGTCGCCATGTCTTTGGCAGTGAAGCAACCCCCCGCCGCCGAACGCGTCTACGCGCACGTCAAGCAGGCTGTGCTGGACCGTCGTTACGAGGGCGGGACCCTGCTCACCGAGGGCGAACTGGCCGACGCGGTCGGGGTCTCGCGGACTCCCGTGCGCGAGGCGCTGCTCAAGCTGGAGGTCGAGGGCCTGATCCGGCTCTACCCGAAGAAGGGTGCCCTCGTGCTGCCCGTCTCCGCGCAGGAGATCGCGGACGTGGTGGAGACCAGGCAGCTCGTCGAGGAGCACGCCATCCGCAAGGCGGTCCCGGCCTCCCCCGCGCTGATCGAGCGCCTCACCGAACTCCTGGCGAAGCAGAAGGAGCAGGCCGCCGCCGGCGATCTGTCCGGAGCCGCCGTCACCGACCGCTGCTTCCACGCCGAGATCGTCCGCAGCGGGGGCAACGAGATCCTCTCCCGCCTCTACGACCAGCTGCGCGACCGCCAGTTGAGGATGGGCGTCGCCGTGATGCACGCCCACCCCGACCGGATCACCAAGACGCTCACCGAGCACCAGGAGATCCTCGACGCGCTGCGCTCCGGCGACGCGGAGGCGGCCGTCTCCCTGGTCCACCGCCACGTCAGCTGGTTCTCCAACCTGGCGCGGGGGGACGTCCGATGAGCTCGTCCTCCTCCTCGGCGCTCACCCTCCCCGGTGATCCGCCCGGCGGCCGTCGCGCGGTCACGGTCTGGTCGGTCGGCGTCTCCGTCTACTTCGTCGCGGTCATCTTCCGTACGTCGCTGGGGGTGGCCGGCCTCGACGCCGCCGACCGCTTCCACGTCAACGCCTCCGCGCTCTCGACCTTCTCGATCCTGCAGCTCCTCGTCTACGCGGGCATGCAGATACCCGTCGGCCTGATGGTCGACCGGCTCGGCACCAAGAAGGTGCTGACCCTCGGCGTCGTCCTGTTCACGATCGGGCAGCTGGGCTTCGCGCTCTCGCCCTCGTACGGGATGGCGCTGGCCTCGCGCGCGCTGCTCGGGTGCGGTGACGCGATGACGTTCATCAGCGTGCTGCGTCTCGGCTCGCGCTGGTTCCCGGCCCGGCGCGGGCCGATGGTCGCGCAGCTCGCGGGGCTCGTCGGCATGGCGGGCAACCTCGTCTCGACGCTCGTCATCGCCAGGCTGCTGCACGGCGTCGGCTGGACGGCCGCCTTCGCGGGCAGCTCGGTCGCCGGCGTGGTCGTCCTCGTCCTGATGCTGCTGTTCCTGAAGGACCACCCCGAAGGACACGAGCCGGAGCCCTTCCCCCATCGCGGAGCCGCGTACGTCCGCCGCCAGATCGTGGCGTCCTGGCGGGAGCCCGGAACCCGGCTCGGGCTGTGGGTGCACTTCACGACACAGTTCCCGGCGATGGTGTTCCTGCTGCTGTGGGGGCTGCCGTTCCTCGTCGAGGCCCAGGGCCTGTCGCGGGCCGCGGCCGGTGAACTCCTCACGCTGGTCGTGCTCTCCAACATGCTCATCGGCCTCGTGTACGGGCAGATCGTCGCCCGGCACCATGCGGCGCGGCTGCCGCTGGCGCTCGGTACGGTGCTGTCGACGGCCGTCGTGTGGGGCGCGACGCTTGCCTATCCCGCCGATCATGCGCCGATGTGGCTGCTGATCGCGTTGTGCGTGGTCCTCGGTGCGTGTGGGCCCGCGTCGATGCTCGGGTTCGACTTCGCGCGGCCCGCGAATCCGCCGGAGCGTCAGGGGACGGCGTCCGGCATCACCAACATGGGTGGTTTCGTCGCCTCCATGACGACGTTGTTCGCGATCGGGGTGCTGCTGGATGCCACCGGGGGTGACTACTCCGTCGCGTTCTCCGTGGTGTTTGTTCTGCAGGCGCTCGGGGTGAGTCAGATATTGCGGTTGAGGAAGCAGGCGGCTCGGCGGGAGCGGGAGCGGCTCGTGGCGAGCCGGGTGGAGACGGTGCACGTTCCGGCGTAGGCCGGCCTGGCCTGGCCCGGCGGGGGTGGGGCGGGGTGGGTTTTCTCGCCCCCGCCGCCCCTTCCCGTCCCGAACCTGGGGCTCCGCCCCAGACCCCGCTCCTCAAACGCCGGAGGGGCTGAAGTCAGGGCGTTACCGCGAAGTTCCTCAGGATTGCCGCTGTCAGTTCCGGGTCGCCCTCTGTCTTGAGGCGGTCTGCCACCGCCTCCGGGGTTACTCGGCCGCAGGCCAGGCGGAAGTAGGTTTCCCAGTCGAGGGTGAGGGTGGCGGCCGGGCCGAGGGAGGGGGCGCCGTCTATCGAACCGACGCCCTCCGCGTCGACGCGGACCGTGCGCAGGAATTCGAGAGGGCCGTGTACGTCGAAGACGACCGCCGAGTTCGGCGGGGCGCCGGCGTCCTTGGCGACGACCTTCGGGAGCCTGCTGAGCAGCACGTCACGGGCGACGTACGCGCCGGGGGAGTCGAGGTTGCCCGGCCGGCCGAGGGCGGTGCGCAGGTCCTGCTCGTGCACCCAGAGGTCGAACGACCGGTTGCGCATGGCCTCTTCGAGCGTGACCTCGGTGCTGAGCGGGGCGCGCACGAGCGCGTCGGGCTGCCGCGACTCGTTCCGCAGCTGGCGGTTGCGGCGGATGATCGTGTACTCCAGCTCGGAGGTCATCTCCGGGGCGGTGTGGTGACGGCGTACGTCGACCTGCATCTCCATGTACCGCTGGTGTTCGTTCGTCACGTGGTACAGGTCGCGGGGGAGCGTGTGGATCGGCCGGGGGTCGCCCAGCATCTCGCAGTCGAGGCCGATGACATGCGAGACGAGGTCGCGCACCGACCAGCCTGGGCA from Streptomyces sp. NBC_00258 includes:
- a CDS encoding MFS transporter, coding for MSSSSSSALTLPGDPPGGRRAVTVWSVGVSVYFVAVIFRTSLGVAGLDAADRFHVNASALSTFSILQLLVYAGMQIPVGLMVDRLGTKKVLTLGVVLFTIGQLGFALSPSYGMALASRALLGCGDAMTFISVLRLGSRWFPARRGPMVAQLAGLVGMAGNLVSTLVIARLLHGVGWTAAFAGSSVAGVVVLVLMLLFLKDHPEGHEPEPFPHRGAAYVRRQIVASWREPGTRLGLWVHFTTQFPAMVFLLLWGLPFLVEAQGLSRAAAGELLTLVVLSNMLIGLVYGQIVARHHAARLPLALGTVLSTAVVWGATLAYPADHAPMWLLIALCVVLGACGPASMLGFDFARPANPPERQGTASGITNMGGFVASMTTLFAIGVLLDATGGDYSVAFSVVFVLQALGVSQILRLRKQAARRERERLVASRVETVHVPA
- a CDS encoding maleylpyruvate isomerase family mycothiol-dependent enzyme codes for the protein MSLHPSLQSYADAWTHSIDAISELVSPLVEGEWNRRTPCPGWSVRDLVSHVIGLDCEMLGDPRPIHTLPRDLYHVTNEHQRYMEMQVDVRRHHTAPEMTSELEYTIIRRNRQLRNESRQPDALVRAPLSTEVTLEEAMRNRSFDLWVHEQDLRTALGRPGNLDSPGAYVARDVLLSRLPKVVAKDAGAPPNSAVVFDVHGPLEFLRTVRVDAEGVGSIDGAPSLGPAATLTLDWETYFRLACGRVTPEAVADRLKTEGDPELTAAILRNFAVTP
- a CDS encoding GntR family transcriptional regulator codes for the protein MSLAVKQPPAAERVYAHVKQAVLDRRYEGGTLLTEGELADAVGVSRTPVREALLKLEVEGLIRLYPKKGALVLPVSAQEIADVVETRQLVEEHAIRKAVPASPALIERLTELLAKQKEQAAAGDLSGAAVTDRCFHAEIVRSGGNEILSRLYDQLRDRQLRMGVAVMHAHPDRITKTLTEHQEILDALRSGDAEAAVSLVHRHVSWFSNLARGDVR